From a region of the Arvicanthis niloticus isolate mArvNil1 chromosome 6, mArvNil1.pat.X, whole genome shotgun sequence genome:
- the Ddx5 gene encoding putative ATP-dependent RNA helicase DDX5: MSSYSSDRDRGRDRGFGAPRFGGSRTGPLSGKKFGNPGEKLVKKKWNLDELPKFEKNFYQEHPDLARRTAQEVDTYRRSKEITVRGHNCPKPVLNFYEANFPANVMDVIARQNFTEPTAIQAQGWPVALSGLDMVGVAQTGSGKTLSYLLPAIVHINHQPFLERGDGPICLVLAPTRELAQQVQQVAAEYCRACRLKSTCIYGGAPKGPQIRDLERGVEICIATPGRLIDFLECGKTNLRRTTYLVLDEADRMLDMGFEPQIRKIVDQIRPDRQTLMWSATWPKEVRQLAEDFLKDYIHINIGALELSANHNILQIVDVCHDVEKDEKLIRLMEEIMSEKENKTIVFVETKRRCDELTRKMRRDGWPAMGIHGDKSQQERDWVLNEFKHGKAPILIATDVASRGLDVEDVKFVINYDYPNSSEDYIHRIGRTARSTKTGTAYTFFTPNNIKQVSDLISVLREANQAINPKLLQLVEDRGSGRSRGRGGMKDDRRDRYSAGKRGGFNTFRDRENYDRGYSSLLKRDFGAKTQNGVYSAANYTNGSFGSNFVSAGIQTSFRTGNPTGTYQNGYDSTQQYGSNVANMHNGMNQQAYAYPATAAAAPMIGYPMPTGYSQ, encoded by the exons ATGTCGAGCTATTCTAGTGACCGAGACCGCGGCCGGGATCGAGG GTTTGGTGCACCTCGATTTGGAGGGAGTAGAACAGGACCCCTCTCTGGAAAGAAGTTTGGAAATCCTGGGGAGAAACTAGTTAAAAAGAAGTGGAATCTTGATGAGCTGCCCAAATTTGAGAAGAATTTTTATCAGGAACACCCTGATTTGGCAAGGCGCACCGCA CAAGAGGTAGATACATACAGAAGAAGCAAGGAAATTACAGTTAGAGGTCACAACTGTCCAAAACCTGTTCTGAATTTTTATGAAGCAAACTTTCCTG CGAATGTCATGGATGTGATTGCAAGGCAGAACTTTACTGAACCCACTGCTATTCAAGCTCAGGGCTGGCCAGTTGCTCTCAGTGGATTGGATATGGTTGGAGTAGCTCAGACTGGATCTGGGAAAACATTATCT TATTTGCTGCCTGCCATTGTACACATAAACCACCAGCCATTCCTAGAGAGAGGTGATGGGCCTATT TGCTTGGTGCTGGCACCAACTCGAGAACTGGCACAGCAGGTGCAGCAAGTCGCTGCTGAGTATTGTAGAGCTTGTCGCTTGAAGTCTACTTGCATCTATGGTGGGGCTCCCAAAGGACCACAGATTCGTGATTTGGAAAGAG GTGTGGAGATCTGTATTGCAACACCTGGAAGACTGATTGACTTTTTAGAGTGTGGGAAAACCAATCTGAGAAGAACAACTTACCTTGTCCTTGATGAAGCTGATAGGATGCTTGATATGGGATTTGAACCCCAAATAAGAAAAATTGTGGATCAAATAAGA CCTGATAGGCAAACACTAATGTGGAGTGCAACTTGGCCAAAAGAAGTAAGACAGCTTGCTGAAGATTTCCTGAAAGACTATATTCATATCAATATTGGTGCACTGGAACTGAGTGCAAACCATAACATTCTTCAGATTGTGGATGTATGTCATGACGTTGAAAAGGATGAAAA aCTTATTCGTCTGATGGAAGAGATCATGAGTGAGAAGGAGAATAAAACCATTGTTTTTGTTGAAACCAAAAGAAGATGTGATGAACTTACCAGAAAAATGAGGAGAGATGG GTGGCCTGCCATGGGCATCCATGGTGACAAGAGTCAGCAGGAACGTGACTGGGTTCTAAATG AATTCAAACATGGAAAAGCTCCTATTCTGATTGCTACCGATGTGGCCTCCAGAGGGCTAG ATGTGGAAGATGTGAAATTTGTCATCAATTATGACTACCCTAACTCCTCAGAGGATTATATTCATCGAATTGGAAGAACTGCTCGCAGTACCAAAACAGGCACAGCATACACTTTCTTTACACCTAATAACATAAAGCAAGTGAGCGACCTTATCTCTGTGCTTCGGGAAGCTAATCAAGCAATTAATCCCAAGTTGCTTCAGTTGGTCGAAGACAGAGGTTCAG GTCGTTCCAGGGGTAGAGGAGGCATGAAAGATGATCGTCGTGACAGATACTCTGCAGGAAAAAGGGGTGGATTTAATACCTTTAGAGACAGGGAAAACTATGACAGAGGCTACTCTAGTCTGCTTAAGAGAGATTTTGGGGCTAAAACTCAGAATGGTGTTTACAGTGCTGCAAATTACACCAATGGGAGCTTTGGAAGCAATTTTGTATCTGCTGGTATACAGACCAGTTTTAGGACTGGTAATCCAACAGGGACTTACCAGAACGGTTATGATAGCACTCAGCAATATGGAAGTAATGTTGCAAATATGCACAATGGTATGAACCAACAGGCATATGCGTATCCTGCTACCGCAGCTGCTGCGCCTATGATTGGCTATCCGATGCCAACAGGGTATTCTCAATAA